Proteins encoded together in one Nostoc sp. PCC 7524 window:
- a CDS encoding type II toxin-antitoxin system RelE/ParE family toxin produces the protein MTYNLIIQPEAEYDIQDVFEWYESQNLGLGSEFVRAVDVCLSGIGRNPLAYQVIYKQVRRALIRRFPYIILYVFDQDTVSVIACFHAKRDPKQWLGRI, from the coding sequence ATGACGTATAACCTGATTATCCAACCAGAAGCAGAATACGATATTCAGGATGTATTTGAGTGGTACGAATCTCAAAATCTAGGTTTGGGTTCTGAATTTGTCCGTGCTGTTGATGTTTGTTTGTCGGGAATTGGACGAAACCCTCTGGCTTACCAAGTCATTTACAAACAGGTTAGAAGAGCATTAATTCGTCGATTTCCATACATAATTCTCTACGTTTTTGACCAAGATACAGTTTCTGTAATTGCTTGCTTCCATGCAAAACGTGATCCGAAACAATGGTTAGGGAGAATCTAA
- a CDS encoding Crp/Fnr family transcriptional regulator, which translates to MYESFFAFIQQLFPDFKIDFVLLKSLLKSRKLCRGEFLFQQGEICEFVGFTLKGCLRTFVLKEAKEYTLFFHVERQTLGDYESFQKRQPTRFTVQAVEDSEVIIFDHKIMQFFETTPQGQRFLRLVAEDLAFLLRDKVLSLFLDTPEERYINLLQNEPELLQRIPQYYLASYLGIEPQSLSRLKRRVYEKTFS; encoded by the coding sequence ATGTATGAGTCGTTTTTTGCATTCATCCAGCAGCTTTTTCCAGATTTCAAAATTGATTTTGTACTTCTGAAATCTCTTCTAAAGTCTAGGAAGTTATGCAGAGGGGAGTTCTTATTTCAACAAGGTGAAATCTGTGAATTTGTGGGTTTTACTCTTAAAGGTTGTCTCAGGACTTTTGTATTAAAAGAAGCAAAAGAGTACACGCTTTTCTTTCACGTTGAACGACAGACATTGGGAGATTATGAGAGTTTTCAAAAGCGTCAACCTACTCGCTTTACAGTTCAAGCTGTTGAAGATTCAGAAGTGATTATCTTTGACCATAAGATAATGCAATTTTTTGAAACTACTCCCCAAGGGCAAAGATTTTTAAGGCTTGTTGCGGAGGATTTGGCGTTTCTACTGCGAGACAAAGTTTTATCTCTGTTTTTAGATACTCCTGAAGAAAGATATATCAATCTGCTACAAAATGAGCCGGAACTATTGCAGCGTATTCCCCAATATTACCTGGCATCTTATTTAGGAATTGAACCGCAATCTCTCAGTCGCTTAAAGCGAAGAGTCTACGAAAAAACCTTTTCTTAA
- a CDS encoding N-acyl-D-amino-acid deacylase family protein codes for MLDLLIQNGLIFDGLGSVPVRGDVGIQNGQIVTIAPSLNIPAREVVDASGLWVTPGFIDIHTHYDLEVEIAPGLGESVRHGVTSVVIGNCSLSIAIGEPQMLADIFQRVETLSHRLIAKWLQTSVSWQTPAEYLQHLQQLPLGANIAPLLGHSALRAEVMGLERSLKVQPSKFELNVMQRIAADALDAGFVGVSIDMFPWHRMSGEWRGYTIPSQHAKFKEYAMLADLCRRRDRVFQVTPNLQRLASFLDILRMGVGIGKRPLRLTVLSALDAVHDRNLWKVFSPILNIWNHLLGGNVRFQTLTEPFTIYSDGCVTPLFEEFSTGAQLNGCDSRQERQKLWQSPGFRRQFRQEWLNKRRKSFHRDLDLMEVVQSPQASWEGLSFAEIARQHQQEPIDFFIEALQEYDTDLRWVATGANDRLQPRLALMQHPYILPGFTDAGAHVRNLGYYDGALSLLKQAVTTKFMSPEAAIYRVTGEPAQWFRLDTGVLKVGAKADIVLLDPSALNQPISPQMEILDPVLDGEPRMVKRGSDEIVTTVYINGVQVVDQGKVSDRLGCEKLGTVLSPC; via the coding sequence ATGTTAGATTTATTAATTCAAAATGGGTTAATTTTTGATGGTTTAGGATCTGTACCTGTGCGGGGAGATGTCGGGATTCAAAATGGACAGATTGTCACCATTGCACCATCATTAAATATCCCAGCGCGTGAGGTGGTTGATGCTTCTGGGTTGTGGGTGACACCAGGATTCATTGATATTCATACGCACTATGATTTAGAAGTAGAAATTGCGCCGGGACTGGGTGAATCTGTGCGTCATGGTGTGACTAGCGTTGTTATTGGCAATTGTAGTTTGTCGATCGCAATCGGTGAACCCCAAATGCTAGCTGATATTTTTCAAAGGGTGGAGACGCTTTCCCATCGGTTAATTGCCAAATGGTTGCAAACATCGGTTTCTTGGCAGACTCCAGCCGAGTATTTACAGCATTTGCAGCAGTTACCGTTGGGGGCGAATATTGCACCTTTGCTTGGACATAGTGCCTTACGCGCTGAGGTGATGGGATTAGAACGCAGTTTAAAGGTTCAGCCTAGCAAATTCGAGCTAAATGTTATGCAGCGCATTGCCGCCGATGCTTTAGATGCAGGCTTTGTAGGGGTTTCTATTGATATGTTTCCTTGGCATCGTATGAGTGGAGAATGGCGGGGTTACACAATTCCCTCACAACACGCCAAGTTTAAAGAATATGCGATGTTGGCGGATTTGTGTAGAAGGCGCGATCGCGTTTTTCAAGTCACCCCCAATTTACAACGCCTAGCTTCCTTTCTCGATATTCTGCGGATGGGTGTAGGCATAGGTAAACGTCCACTCAGGTTAACTGTCCTCTCTGCTTTAGATGCCGTCCATGATCGCAACCTCTGGAAAGTATTTTCCCCGATTCTGAACATCTGGAATCATTTACTGGGTGGGAATGTACGCTTTCAAACCTTGACTGAACCCTTCACCATTTACTCGGATGGTTGTGTCACACCCTTATTTGAAGAATTTTCCACAGGCGCACAACTCAATGGCTGTGATTCCCGACAGGAAAGACAAAAATTATGGCAATCTCCAGGTTTTCGCCGCCAATTTCGTCAAGAATGGCTGAATAAAAGGCGGAAATCATTTCATCGTGACTTAGATTTGATGGAAGTTGTACAGTCTCCCCAAGCGAGTTGGGAGGGCTTGAGTTTTGCGGAAATTGCCCGTCAACACCAACAAGAACCCATAGATTTCTTTATCGAAGCTTTACAGGAATACGATACAGATTTACGCTGGGTAGCGACAGGGGCAAATGACCGCTTACAACCCCGTTTAGCATTAATGCAGCATCCCTATATTTTACCAGGATTTACGGATGCTGGCGCACACGTCCGTAATCTCGGCTACTATGATGGAGCTTTGTCTCTACTTAAACAAGCAGTTACTACCAAGTTTATGTCACCGGAGGCTGCGATTTATCGCGTTACGGGAGAACCCGCCCAATGGTTTCGCCTAGATACAGGAGTTTTGAAAGTTGGCGCGAAAGCCGATATCGTTTTACTTGATCCCAGTGCTTTAAATCAGCCCATCAGCCCCCAAATGGAAATATTAGATCCGGTTTTGGATGGTGAACCCCGGATGGTGAAGCGTGGTTCAGATGAGATTGTCACCACAGTGTATATTAATGGGGTACAGGTGGTTGATCAAGGAAAAGTGAGCGATCGCTTGGGATGTGAAAAATTGGGAACTGTTTTATCTCCATGTTAA
- a CDS encoding AAA family ATPase produces the protein MSKVEGFRVRNYRVLRDITLGKLWNTQNAKPLAPMTAVIGKNGVGKSTIFDTFGFLADCLKNGVEEACDSRGRGGFERIRSQGREGSIEFDIYYKEHRNARPITYELAIDIDTYGRPYVKRERLRQRRKGQDKGKPFSFLILNEGRGVAWKGEQGGKQFEEEEGNLNLSNLIEKIQRGEAEEESKETEIVELDDKRKLGIATLGSLKQHPRISMFRRFIEGWYLSYFTPDAARSLPLAGPQKHLNIHGDNLGNVVQFMEREHPQKFKSILDKISSKIPGINKISTEKSPDGRLLLRFNDKGFQDPFYAQQMSDGTLKVFAYLLLLEDPSPPPFLCIEEPENGLYHKLLETLAREFREHATSQKGGSQIFVTTHQPYFVDALEPEEVWVLEKGEDGFAKIRRASEDPLINNLVSEGLPLGGLWYSDYLDAR, from the coding sequence ATGTCGAAAGTAGAAGGATTTAGAGTTAGAAATTACAGAGTTCTTCGCGATATAACTTTAGGGAAGTTATGGAATACACAGAATGCCAAGCCACTAGCACCAATGACGGCAGTCATCGGTAAGAATGGAGTAGGAAAAAGTACGATTTTCGACACTTTTGGCTTTCTTGCAGACTGCTTAAAAAATGGTGTAGAGGAAGCGTGTGATTCTCGTGGTCGTGGTGGTTTTGAGAGGATTCGTTCACAAGGACGAGAAGGAAGTATCGAGTTTGATATCTATTATAAAGAGCATCGTAATGCTAGACCGATTACGTATGAGTTAGCCATAGATATTGACACATATGGAAGACCTTATGTCAAACGGGAAAGACTTAGACAACGAAGAAAGGGACAAGATAAGGGAAAACCTTTCTCTTTCCTAATTCTCAATGAAGGTAGAGGAGTCGCGTGGAAAGGGGAACAAGGCGGTAAACAATTTGAAGAGGAGGAAGGGAATTTAAATTTGTCAAATTTAATAGAAAAAATTCAAAGAGGTGAAGCAGAAGAAGAAAGTAAAGAAACGGAGATAGTCGAACTTGACGATAAGCGAAAACTGGGAATCGCCACTTTGGGTTCACTGAAACAACACCCAAGAATTTCTATGTTTCGTAGATTTATTGAAGGATGGTATTTAAGCTATTTTACGCCTGATGCGGCAAGAAGTTTACCTCTAGCTGGTCCACAAAAACATCTGAATATTCATGGAGATAATCTGGGTAATGTAGTTCAGTTTATGGAGAGAGAACATCCTCAAAAGTTTAAATCCATACTAGACAAGATATCTAGTAAAATTCCAGGTATTAATAAGATTAGCACTGAAAAAAGCCCAGACGGCAGACTCCTGCTTCGTTTCAATGACAAGGGGTTTCAAGACCCGTTTTATGCTCAACAAATGTCAGATGGTACACTTAAAGTATTCGCCTATCTCCTGCTTTTAGAAGACCCATCACCACCACCTTTTTTGTGCATTGAAGAGCCAGAAAATGGACTTTATCATAAACTTCTAGAAACCCTAGCGCGCGAGTTTCGAGAACACGCCACAAGTCAAAAAGGTGGTTCACAAATATTTGTCACAACGCATCAACCATATTTTGTAGATGCCCTTGAACCTGAAGAAGTTTGGGTTCTGGAAAAGGGTGAAGATGGATTTGCAAAAATTAGGCGGGCTAGTGAAGATCCTCTGATCAATAACCTTGTTTCTGAAGGCTTACCTCTTGGTGGACTTTGGTACAGTGACTATTTAGATGCAAGGTAG
- a CDS encoding Rieske 2Fe-2S domain-containing protein, producing MKPILPGAPWLIAHRSMLGVNKPYKFTLNGQDYVLWQNREGEISALENVCPHMQAPLSNGWICEASNSIQCPFHALEFDGEGRLVKDGKAKGEPIANKLNLVVQGDFIWTYGGNEPRLPIPDLISERSQGLRFLGVVGCTSIPAAFLNSIKINYDFNHQNGVHREIFRIRENPVESFEPNGFEARVVQTFLRERNSFSEILKNPSLLTLPQQIKNELEYSFPSTTLFKAQLPLGEILQFFILYPESEHQTRTFVLCYGNLHSPLFHIPGFRNALERSLLSSIAKVVEQDSGAVASLYPPQKPKIRLPKEEILFYVEKLYHEW from the coding sequence ATGAAGCCTATCCTTCCTGGCGCACCTTGGCTAATCGCTCATCGCTCAATGTTAGGAGTCAACAAACCTTACAAATTTACCCTCAATGGGCAGGATTATGTACTTTGGCAAAACCGTGAAGGGGAGATTTCTGCATTGGAAAATGTCTGTCCTCATATGCAAGCTCCGCTCTCAAATGGCTGGATTTGTGAAGCTAGCAATTCGATTCAATGCCCTTTTCATGCGCTGGAATTTGATGGAGAAGGAAGACTTGTAAAAGATGGTAAAGCTAAAGGAGAACCTATCGCCAACAAGTTAAATCTAGTGGTTCAAGGCGATTTCATCTGGACTTATGGAGGGAATGAACCACGTTTACCGATTCCTGATCTCATTTCTGAGCGATCGCAAGGACTGCGTTTTCTAGGGGTTGTGGGTTGCACCAGTATCCCGGCTGCATTTCTGAATTCCATCAAAATCAACTATGACTTTAATCATCAAAATGGCGTTCATCGAGAGATTTTTAGAATTCGAGAGAACCCAGTTGAATCATTTGAGCCGAACGGATTTGAGGCTAGAGTTGTGCAAACTTTCCTCAGAGAAAGGAATTCTTTCAGCGAGATTCTGAAAAACCCATCATTGCTGACTCTACCCCAACAAATCAAAAACGAGTTGGAGTATTCTTTTCCTTCCACCACTTTATTTAAAGCCCAACTCCCCCTCGGCGAAATTTTACAATTTTTTATCCTTTACCCGGAAAGTGAGCATCAAACGCGAACCTTTGTGCTTTGTTATGGAAATTTGCACAGTCCCCTTTTCCACATCCCCGGATTCAGGAATGCGCTGGAGCGATCGCTGTTATCATCTATAGCTAAAGTGGTTGAACAAGATTCTGGAGCAGTTGCAAGTTTGTACCCACCACAAAAACCAAAGATTCGCCTGCCAAAAGAGGAAATCTTATTTTATGTTGAGAAACTATACCATGAGTGGTGA
- a CDS encoding aromatic ring-hydroxylating dioxygenase subunit alpha has translation MSSTSQHANFNNSTQFIAGWYWTLPSKQLKVGKVKAVTLLGRNLAIYRGVSGQVVAVDAYCPHMGAHLAEGKVEGDGIRCFFHNWKYSDRGICVDVPSQGKPLPVCIKTWQITEKYGLIWVWVGEEQPTALPFVPELEEVECDYLLGTRFVKNCHPNVLLINAIDAHHFNTVHNLPLEIVFDCQNLNANAITFSNTTRGGDDSWLIRLIRPLYRNEVTYSMCYWYGSTGTVTLGPDFLHFYIIFALRMIEGGKTEGQTILVTPKRRGWWGWVVNRGLLWLTQQVGNYFAKGDTQVFQTIKFDLKTPTKADHSILQFIQHVNQQQALTWGTWETVSATETVEHQFSHKNLTPQPPSLQGNGEQNSPLFAG, from the coding sequence ATGTCTTCTACCAGCCAACACGCAAACTTTAACAATTCTACCCAATTCATAGCCGGATGGTATTGGACATTACCATCCAAACAATTAAAAGTTGGCAAGGTAAAAGCTGTCACACTACTGGGGAGAAACCTCGCAATTTATCGCGGAGTTAGTGGTCAAGTGGTGGCGGTAGATGCTTATTGTCCTCACATGGGGGCGCATTTAGCGGAGGGTAAAGTAGAAGGTGATGGGATTCGCTGCTTTTTCCATAATTGGAAGTATAGCGATCGCGGAATTTGTGTAGATGTACCTTCTCAGGGAAAACCCTTGCCAGTCTGTATCAAAACTTGGCAGATAACCGAAAAGTACGGTTTAATTTGGGTGTGGGTAGGAGAAGAACAACCTACCGCGTTACCTTTCGTCCCAGAACTGGAAGAGGTAGAGTGTGATTATCTGTTGGGAACTCGGTTTGTGAAAAACTGCCATCCCAATGTCTTACTGATTAATGCGATCGATGCTCATCACTTTAATACAGTACACAATTTACCCTTAGAGATTGTATTTGATTGTCAAAACCTCAACGCCAACGCTATTACATTCAGCAACACCACACGAGGCGGAGATGATTCCTGGTTGATTCGCCTGATTCGCCCTCTATACCGCAACGAAGTTACTTATAGTATGTGTTATTGGTATGGCAGCACTGGGACTGTCACACTGGGGCCAGATTTTCTGCACTTTTACATCATATTTGCACTGCGAATGATTGAAGGTGGCAAAACCGAAGGACAAACAATCTTAGTCACTCCCAAGCGTCGGGGATGGTGGGGATGGGTTGTCAATCGTGGCTTGCTGTGGTTAACTCAGCAAGTTGGTAATTACTTCGCCAAAGGTGATACACAGGTATTTCAGACAATTAAGTTTGATTTGAAGACTCCCACCAAAGCTGATCATTCTATTTTGCAATTTATCCAACACGTTAATCAGCAACAAGCTTTAACTTGGGGAACTTGGGAAACTGTTTCTGCAACAGAGACGGTAGAACATCAATTTAGTCATAAAAACCTAACCCCCCAACCCCCTTCCCTACAAGGGAATGGGGAGCAAAACTCTCCTCTTTTTGCAGGGTAA
- a CDS encoding DUF4276 family protein codes for MHFEILVEDISSKKALDILVPKILNTEQHTFNIHAYKGIGHIPKNLKSNSDPQKRILLDQLPRLIRGYGNTFASYPSDYQAVLIVICDLDDRCLSSFRKELLEILNSCHPQPKTQFCIAIEEGEAWYLGDLAAVKNAYPSAKEAVLNSYTNDEICGTWEKLADALYSGGCHKLSKLGYQVIGKEKATWAERISPLMDIDNNQSPSFCYFRDKLRLFSGQ; via the coding sequence ATGCACTTTGAGATCCTAGTTGAGGATATTTCAAGTAAAAAGGCTCTTGACATTCTTGTCCCAAAAATTCTAAATACCGAACAACATACATTTAATATTCATGCTTACAAAGGAATAGGACATATTCCTAAAAATTTAAAATCTAACTCTGATCCCCAAAAACGAATTTTACTCGACCAACTGCCAAGACTTATTAGAGGCTATGGTAATACATTTGCCAGTTATCCCTCTGATTATCAGGCTGTTTTGATTGTCATTTGTGACCTTGATGACCGATGCCTTAGTAGTTTTCGGAAAGAATTACTTGAGATACTAAATTCTTGTCATCCTCAGCCAAAAACACAATTTTGTATCGCTATTGAGGAAGGAGAAGCATGGTACTTGGGTGATTTAGCAGCCGTGAAAAATGCTTATCCGAGTGCGAAAGAAGCCGTTCTCAATTCTTACACAAATGATGAGATTTGTGGTACATGGGAAAAGTTAGCTGATGCACTATATTCTGGTGGTTGTCACAAGTTGTCTAAGCTTGGTTATCAAGTAATCGGAAAAGAAAAGGCAACTTGGGCAGAAAGAATATCTCCTTTGATGGATATTGACAACAATCAATCACCAAGTTTCTGCTATTTTCGAGATAAACTTAGGCTGTTTAGTGGACAGTAG
- a CDS encoding uracil-DNA glycosylase family protein encodes MPNYLFSQFKAKEFAALHQELSKVFDISQCQLQSLYEVMQQEFELEGYPEHTLIRNIFHSHNSSFQKRYEEALVVGVDIPSILEKDNNILNKKTVAIIGQDPLRHSDTRVEEISIATPYALHLKNCREKLHTTRRYFDLIKILLDEGYRVYLTDIFKVFVSKEDCDRRLPLTKQDHTRFIQVLKAELEIFKPIAVITWGQEARIGVSSIKLQHKHLVFPHPSGAANGTWRKLISKPVTRENRINFWRETVFAELSEL; translated from the coding sequence ATGCCAAATTACTTGTTTTCCCAGTTTAAAGCCAAAGAATTTGCAGCTTTGCATCAAGAGTTATCTAAAGTTTTTGATATTTCCCAATGCCAACTACAATCTCTCTATGAGGTAATGCAGCAAGAATTTGAATTGGAAGGTTATCCCGAACATACTCTAATCAGAAATATTTTTCACTCTCACAATTCAAGCTTTCAAAAACGCTACGAGGAAGCTTTAGTTGTTGGGGTAGATATTCCCAGCATCCTGGAAAAAGACAACAATATTTTAAACAAGAAAACAGTGGCTATCATTGGACAAGACCCTTTACGACACAGTGATACAAGAGTAGAAGAAATTTCTATTGCAACGCCCTACGCTTTACACTTGAAAAATTGCCGGGAAAAGTTGCATACTACAAGGCGATATTTCGATTTGATTAAAATCTTGCTAGACGAAGGATACAGAGTCTACCTCACCGATATTTTTAAAGTATTTGTCAGTAAGGAGGATTGCGATCGCCGTCTTCCTCTGACAAAACAAGATCATACTCGTTTCATTCAAGTGCTGAAGGCGGAGTTAGAAATTTTCAAGCCAATAGCGGTAATTACATGGGGGCAAGAAGCAAGGATAGGCGTTAGCAGTATAAAATTACAACACAAACACCTTGTATTTCCTCATCCCAGTGGTGCAGCAAATGGTACTTGGCGTAAACTCATAAGTAAACCAGTAACACGAGAGAATCGTATTAATTTCTGGAGAGAAACCGTTTTTGCAGAACTATCGGAGTTATAA
- a CDS encoding Mpo1-like protein, with the protein MDKTNSDSRQKLRNRINHQILEHPFTDYWDIFVLKHQHPINISLHIVGIFFFYALLFAVWKLHNFWLLLGLPLTQLIGLTGHLLFERSHIDLQDAVFSWRASYCLGKMLIRVLMGKYQDDIHQRQEILNNYQSKNYANL; encoded by the coding sequence ATGGATAAAACTAATTCTGATTCCCGACAAAAGTTGAGAAATCGAATTAATCATCAAATTTTGGAGCATCCTTTTACAGATTATTGGGATATTTTTGTTCTTAAACATCAACATCCTATTAATATTTCTCTCCATATTGTTGGGATATTCTTCTTTTATGCTTTACTGTTTGCTGTTTGGAAATTACATAACTTTTGGTTGCTCTTGGGATTACCTTTAACTCAGTTAATTGGATTAACTGGACATTTATTATTTGAGCGTAGCCACATAGATTTACAAGATGCTGTATTTTCTTGGCGAGCTTCTTACTGTTTAGGTAAAATGCTCATCAGGGTTTTAATGGGGAAATATCAAGATGATATTCACCAAAGACAAGAGATATTAAACAATTATCAGTCTAAGAATTATGCAAATCTTTAA
- a CDS encoding addiction module protein translates to MSVHPLLKVDISELSVAERIQLAEDLWDSILDKPEELPLTEAQKQELDRRLENYHRNPTNGSSWEDVKKRLGFSQ, encoded by the coding sequence ATGAGTGTCCATCCCCTCTTGAAAGTTGACATTTCTGAACTCAGCGTTGCAGAACGTATTCAACTTGCTGAAGATTTATGGGACAGTATCTTAGATAAGCCAGAAGAACTACCGTTAACTGAAGCACAAAAACAAGAACTAGATCGACGCTTAGAAAATTACCATAGAAACCCCACAAACGGTTCTAGTTGGGAAGATGTTAAAAAACGTTTAGGCTTCTCCCAATGA
- a CDS encoding ferritin-like domain-containing protein, which translates to MINTNLKYQVAGLDLPHIDPDNRLRRILTAALPNQSENSLHPQYDYWDATFFNLHQVQIFQQASENEQLAILQLLNRGLLTESYFIEKAGVGYMAKMVMLAETIEERMLYAMFTADEATHLNQISHFLPETQQTHTDDPFLRLLAEVVESADKTVLLFVLQVVLEGWGLSHYRRLAKSCQHPALAKLFSSFLDAEARHHSTGSTLFNQTPMTPDSKTTILEVLTKFLFMIQIGPQSILSAIEQVKGHLSRSQKIQILEQLDTQTHSATRLQILRSLMQKTTANVIVQTLETQRSFTPLPPHQCV; encoded by the coding sequence ATGATTAATACAAATTTAAAATATCAAGTTGCTGGACTTGACTTACCACATATAGATCCTGATAATCGTTTGCGGCGCATACTGACAGCAGCATTACCAAATCAAAGCGAGAATTCTTTACATCCTCAATACGATTATTGGGATGCAACATTTTTTAATCTGCATCAAGTTCAAATTTTTCAACAAGCCAGTGAAAACGAACAGTTAGCTATACTTCAACTCCTCAATCGCGGCTTGTTAACAGAATCCTATTTTATTGAAAAAGCAGGCGTTGGCTACATGGCCAAGATGGTGATGTTAGCAGAAACAATAGAAGAGCGAATGCTCTACGCCATGTTTACAGCCGATGAAGCCACCCATTTAAACCAAATCAGCCATTTTTTACCAGAAACACAACAAACTCACACTGACGATCCATTTCTGCGGTTACTAGCAGAAGTCGTGGAAAGTGCAGACAAAACAGTATTGTTATTTGTGCTTCAGGTTGTCTTAGAAGGATGGGGTTTGAGTCATTATCGCCGCTTGGCTAAATCATGTCAGCATCCAGCCTTAGCAAAACTATTCTCCAGTTTTCTGGACGCAGAAGCCCGTCATCACAGCACAGGCTCAACATTATTTAACCAAACTCCTATGACACCCGACAGTAAAACAACCATCCTCGAAGTATTAACCAAATTTCTCTTCATGATACAAATCGGCCCACAAAGCATATTATCAGCCATCGAACAAGTAAAAGGACATCTGTCGCGATCGCAAAAAATCCAAATTCTCGAACAACTGGACACACAAACCCACAGTGCTACAAGATTACAAATACTGCGATCGCTCATGCAAAAAACCACCGCAAATGTAATAGTTCAAACATTAGAAACACAAAGATCATTCACACCCCTCCCCCCTCACCAATGCGTATAA
- a CDS encoding aromatic ring-hydroxylating oxygenase subunit alpha — MQIFNNWNIVAKGWYIACPSRELRHTTAKSIEICGQKIVIFRGEDGRVRALDAYCPHLGTDLGIGHVDGNWIRCAFHHWAFDETGMCQNIPCQIEIPAKAKVQAYAISEKYGFIWIYPDTEAPENVADFDELLGKEIVTQADTPFERSCHHHICMMNGIDAQHLRTIHRLDIKMDLSLHRNQLGTQIDFTMKGNFPSSTWRERLGQKFLGATYEYSMRYAHGCIGLLTMMKNVKLFPPLHMIYAYTPIAPGRTRIQPIYVAEKRRGIGGYLISQFLLFCTRLAYYMLRDEDGKIYDNIQFHPKLLLRIDQPLAQYMEYVNQLEPSKWSRNLGEINNSKYFTVNKVES; from the coding sequence ATGCAAATCTTTAATAACTGGAATATTGTTGCTAAGGGTTGGTATATTGCCTGTCCTAGCCGTGAATTACGCCACACCACAGCTAAATCTATAGAAATTTGTGGACAAAAAATTGTGATTTTTCGGGGTGAAGATGGTCGAGTACGGGCTTTAGATGCTTACTGTCCACATCTGGGAACAGATTTAGGTATTGGTCATGTTGACGGGAATTGGATTCGCTGTGCATTTCATCATTGGGCATTTGATGAGACAGGAATGTGTCAAAATATTCCCTGTCAAATAGAGATTCCGGCTAAAGCTAAAGTACAAGCTTATGCAATATCTGAAAAGTATGGCTTTATTTGGATTTATCCTGATACTGAAGCACCGGAAAATGTAGCTGATTTTGATGAATTGTTGGGTAAAGAAATTGTCACCCAAGCTGACACTCCATTTGAAAGAAGTTGCCATCATCATATTTGTATGATGAATGGGATTGACGCGCAACATTTAAGAACAATTCATCGTTTAGATATCAAAATGGATTTGTCCCTACATCGCAATCAATTAGGTACACAAATTGACTTTACAATGAAGGGAAATTTTCCTAGTTCAACTTGGAGAGAAAGATTAGGTCAAAAATTTCTGGGTGCTACTTATGAATATTCCATGCGATATGCTCATGGTTGTATCGGCTTGTTAACAATGATGAAAAATGTCAAACTCTTTCCGCCATTACACATGATATATGCTTACACTCCCATTGCACCTGGAAGAACACGGATTCAACCGATTTATGTGGCAGAAAAACGGCGAGGAATAGGAGGATATCTAATTAGTCAGTTTTTACTTTTTTGTACTCGTTTAGCTTACTATATGCTCAGAGATGAGGACGGTAAAATTTACGATAATATTCAATTTCATCCCAAGTTACTGCTAAGAATTGATCAACCATTGGCGCAGTATATGGAGTATGTGAATCAGCTAGAACCATCTAAATGGTCAAGAAATTTGGGAGAAATTAATAATTCAAAATATTTTACTGTAAACAAGGTAGAAAGTTAA